A stretch of the Bradyrhizobium arachidis genome encodes the following:
- a CDS encoding acyl-CoA synthetase codes for MIISGERQIDYPALHARIRKAAGGFAGLGGREGTPVAMMLRNDFTLFEVVAAAAALGRPVVPINWHLKAAEVRYILDDSGADCLVCHADLLPQIRDGLPDGFKLMVVPTPPEIAQAFNIPAELTQVPRGLTDWDAWRDGQPELTEPPRRGAPMFYTSGTTGMPKGVKRMPMRPEQAAASERVGAIAYGIKPNDNQVVLMNGPMYHSAPHSYGMLAYRAGCTIVLEPRFDPEDLLQLVERHRVTHMHMVPTMFVRLLRLPDEVKRHYDVSSLRFTVHGAAPCPVEVKRAMIDWWGPVINEYFGSTETGIPVWHSAEEALKKPGTVGRAIEGGVVKIFRPDGSLCDVDEPGEIYMRQASVPDFDYHGKAEARAEAGRDGLVSVGDVGYLDADGYLFLCDRKRDMVISGGVNIYPAEIENALITMDGVRDCAVFGIPDTEYGERLCACIEPETNAKLSAEAVQAYLRDRLANFKVPREIQFLDALPREATGKIFKRKLRDPYWAGHIRAGI; via the coding sequence ATGATCATCAGTGGTGAGCGTCAGATCGACTACCCCGCGCTTCACGCGCGCATCCGAAAGGCCGCTGGCGGCTTTGCGGGCCTTGGCGGGCGCGAGGGCACACCCGTCGCGATGATGCTGCGCAACGATTTTACGCTGTTCGAGGTGGTCGCCGCCGCAGCCGCGCTCGGCCGCCCCGTGGTGCCGATCAACTGGCACCTCAAGGCTGCCGAAGTCCGCTACATCCTGGACGACAGCGGCGCCGATTGCCTCGTCTGCCATGCCGATCTGCTGCCGCAGATCCGCGACGGTCTGCCGGACGGCTTCAAGCTGATGGTCGTGCCGACTCCGCCGGAGATCGCGCAGGCCTTCAACATCCCCGCCGAGTTGACGCAGGTCCCTCGCGGACTGACGGATTGGGATGCGTGGCGGGACGGCCAGCCGGAGCTGACCGAGCCGCCACGGCGCGGCGCGCCGATGTTTTACACCTCGGGCACCACGGGCATGCCGAAGGGCGTCAAGCGCATGCCGATGCGGCCCGAGCAGGCCGCGGCCTCCGAGCGCGTCGGTGCGATCGCCTACGGCATCAAGCCGAACGACAACCAGGTCGTGCTGATGAACGGCCCGATGTATCATTCGGCGCCGCATTCGTACGGCATGCTGGCCTACCGCGCCGGCTGCACCATCGTGCTCGAGCCGCGCTTCGATCCCGAGGACCTGCTGCAACTCGTCGAGCGCCACCGCGTCACCCACATGCACATGGTGCCGACGATGTTCGTACGCCTGTTGCGCCTGCCGGACGAGGTGAAGCGCCACTACGACGTCTCCTCGCTGCGTTTCACCGTGCATGGCGCGGCGCCCTGCCCGGTCGAGGTGAAGCGCGCGATGATCGACTGGTGGGGACCGGTCATCAACGAATATTTTGGTTCGACCGAAACAGGCATTCCTGTCTGGCATTCGGCCGAGGAAGCGCTGAAGAAGCCCGGCACCGTCGGCCGCGCCATCGAGGGCGGCGTCGTGAAAATCTTCCGGCCCGATGGCAGCCTGTGCGACGTCGATGAGCCTGGCGAAATCTACATGCGGCAGGCCTCGGTGCCGGATTTCGACTATCACGGCAAGGCTGAGGCCCGCGCGGAAGCCGGCCGTGACGGCCTCGTCAGCGTCGGAGACGTCGGCTATCTCGACGCGGACGGCTATCTCTTCCTGTGCGATCGCAAGCGCGACATGGTGATTTCCGGCGGCGTCAACATCTATCCGGCCGAGATCGAGAACGCGCTGATCACCATGGACGGCGTGCGCGACTGCGCGGTGTTCGGCATCCCCGACACCGAATATGGCGAGCGCCTCTGCGCCTGCATCGAGCCGGAGACGAACGCAAAGCTTTCAGCGGAAGCGGTGCAGGCATACTTGCGCGACCGGCTCGCCAACTTCAAGGTGCCGAGGGAGATCCAGTTCCTCGACGCATTGCCACGGGAAGCGACGGGTAAGATCTTCAAGCGTAAGCTGCGCGATCCCTACTGGGCCGGACACATCCGCGCCGGGATTTGA
- a CDS encoding DUF2855 family protein, with protein MKSKDFVVARNELQQCKLIETELPDAEALPPEALLVKVDRFAFTANNITYAVMGDELKYWHLFPTPHGFGIVPVWGFGDVIASKHPNIAAGERLFGYFPMASHLVIEAADVSKRGLRDAAAHRQVAAPVYNLYARVTGDAAYEGRQGDLQALLRPLFMLSFLVDDFLAENADFGARTALLSSASSKTAFGLAHLLHSRGIKVIGLTSAGNTGFVSSLSCYDDVVTYDRVTSLPASAPVAFVDMAGSSALRAELHRHFGEQMKYSGRVGLTHRATEADEPVLPGAKPRWFFAPDQIRKRAKEWGPGGIDQRFGVAWTGFAPLLDKCLTVVESRGPEAVQQVYLDTLKGRVPPEQGHMLSLAG; from the coding sequence ATGAAATCGAAAGACTTCGTCGTCGCGCGAAACGAATTGCAACAGTGCAAGCTGATCGAGACGGAGCTGCCCGACGCGGAGGCGCTGCCGCCCGAGGCGCTGCTGGTGAAGGTCGACCGCTTCGCCTTCACCGCCAACAACATCACTTACGCCGTGATGGGCGACGAGCTGAAATACTGGCACCTGTTTCCGACACCGCACGGTTTTGGCATCGTTCCGGTGTGGGGCTTTGGCGACGTCATCGCCTCCAAGCATCCGAACATCGCGGCGGGCGAGCGGCTGTTCGGCTACTTTCCGATGGCGAGCCATCTCGTCATCGAGGCCGCCGACGTCAGCAAGCGCGGCCTGCGCGACGCGGCTGCGCACCGCCAGGTCGCCGCGCCCGTCTACAACCTCTATGCCCGCGTCACCGGCGATGCCGCCTACGAGGGACGCCAGGGCGACCTGCAGGCGCTGTTGCGGCCGCTGTTCATGCTGTCGTTCCTGGTCGACGACTTCCTTGCCGAGAACGCCGATTTCGGCGCCCGCACCGCGCTGCTCTCCAGCGCCTCCAGCAAGACCGCGTTTGGTCTCGCGCATCTCCTGCACAGCCGCGGGATCAAGGTGATCGGCCTGACCTCGGCGGGCAACACCGGCTTCGTGAGCTCACTCAGCTGCTATGACGACGTTGTCACCTATGATCGCGTTACGTCGCTGCCCGCAAGCGCGCCGGTTGCCTTCGTCGACATGGCCGGCAGCAGTGCGCTGCGCGCCGAGCTGCACCGGCATTTTGGCGAGCAGATGAAATATTCCGGTCGCGTTGGATTGACGCATCGCGCAACGGAAGCCGACGAGCCGGTGCTGCCGGGCGCAAAACCGCGCTGGTTCTTCGCCCCGGACCAGATCCGCAAGCGGGCCAAGGAATGGGGGCCGGGCGGCATCGACCAGCGTTTTGGCGTCGCCTGGACCGGCTTCGCGCCGCTGCTCGACAAATGCCTGACGGTCGTCGAAAGCCGCGGACCCGAGGCCGTGCAGCAGGTCTATCTCGATACCCTCAAGGGCCGCGTTCCGCCTGAGCAGGGCCATATGCTCTCGCTGGCGGGGTAA
- a CDS encoding NAD(P)/FAD-dependent oxidoreductase, whose product MLDKTKDISVSAQTWLDQFEFALGGPDPDALSRLFLADSFWRDVLALSWNLQTIAGRDMIITEIGAHAPAAAPSNFKLATDRAPPRWVRRAGTNTIEAIFNFETAQGRGSGILRLLPDGSDGDHLKAWTVLTALDELKGFEEQLNRTRPRGQAYSRDFRGPNWLDLRNASRDYSDRDPAVLVVGGGQAGLAIAARLKQLQVDTLIVDRWPRIGDNWRKRYHALTLHNQVQVNHLPYMPFPPNWPVYIPKDKLANWFEAYVDAMELNFWTGTEFESGAYDEAQERWTVSLRRADGTTHTMHPRHVVMATGVSGIPNIPSIPSLENFAGTLLHSSRYEDGEDWKGKRAIVIGTGNSGHDIAQDLRSSGADVTLVQRSPTLVTNIEPSAQLAYATYNEGTLEDNDLIATSMPTPLAKKTHVMLTEQSKELDKELLDGLTRVGFKLDFGDAGTGWQFKYLTRGGGYYFNVGCSDLIVNGAIKLKQFADIESFVADGARMKDGTTVAADLIVLSTGYKPQDYLVRKLFGDAVADRVGPIWGFGDGFELRNMYARTKQPGLWFIAGSLAQCRINSKYLALQVKAIEEGLLGREIGPA is encoded by the coding sequence ATGCTGGACAAGACCAAGGATATTTCCGTATCCGCTCAAACCTGGCTCGATCAGTTCGAGTTTGCGCTCGGCGGACCCGACCCCGATGCGCTGAGCCGCCTGTTCCTGGCCGACAGCTTTTGGCGCGACGTGCTCGCGCTGAGCTGGAACCTGCAGACCATCGCCGGCCGCGATATGATCATCACAGAGATCGGCGCTCACGCGCCGGCGGCTGCGCCCAGCAATTTCAAGCTCGCCACCGACCGCGCACCGCCACGCTGGGTCCGGCGCGCCGGCACCAACACCATCGAGGCGATCTTCAATTTCGAAACCGCGCAGGGCCGCGGCAGCGGCATTTTGCGGCTGCTGCCCGATGGCTCCGACGGCGATCATTTGAAGGCCTGGACGGTGCTCACGGCGCTCGACGAACTGAAGGGATTTGAGGAGCAGCTCAACCGGACGCGACCGCGCGGGCAGGCCTATTCGCGCGATTTCCGCGGGCCGAACTGGCTCGACCTGCGCAACGCATCCCGCGACTACAGCGATCGCGATCCCGCCGTGCTGGTGGTCGGTGGCGGTCAGGCCGGACTCGCCATCGCGGCACGGCTGAAGCAATTGCAGGTGGACACGCTGATCGTCGATCGATGGCCACGCATCGGCGACAATTGGCGCAAGCGCTATCACGCGCTGACGCTGCACAACCAGGTGCAGGTCAATCACCTCCCCTACATGCCGTTCCCGCCGAACTGGCCGGTCTATATCCCCAAGGACAAGCTCGCCAACTGGTTCGAAGCCTATGTCGACGCCATGGAGCTGAACTTTTGGACCGGCACGGAGTTCGAGAGCGGCGCTTACGACGAGGCGCAGGAACGCTGGACGGTGAGCTTGCGCCGCGCCGACGGCACGACACACACCATGCATCCGCGCCATGTGGTGATGGCAACCGGCGTCAGCGGCATCCCGAACATACCCAGCATTCCGAGCCTCGAAAACTTCGCCGGGACGCTGCTGCATTCCAGCCGCTATGAGGACGGCGAGGACTGGAAGGGCAAGCGCGCCATCGTCATCGGCACCGGCAATAGCGGCCACGACATCGCGCAGGACCTGCGCTCCAGCGGAGCCGACGTGACGCTGGTGCAGCGCTCGCCGACGCTGGTGACCAATATCGAGCCGTCGGCGCAGCTCGCCTACGCCACCTACAATGAAGGCACGCTCGAGGACAACGATCTGATCGCGACCTCGATGCCGACACCGCTCGCGAAGAAGACTCATGTGATGCTCACGGAGCAGTCGAAGGAGCTCGACAAGGAACTCTTGGACGGCCTCACCCGCGTCGGCTTCAAGCTCGACTTCGGCGACGCCGGCACCGGCTGGCAGTTCAAATACCTCACCCGCGGCGGCGGCTACTACTTCAACGTCGGCTGCTCCGACCTAATCGTCAATGGTGCGATCAAGCTGAAGCAGTTCGCCGACATCGAGAGCTTCGTCGCCGATGGCGCGCGGATGAAAGACGGCACGACTGTAGCAGCCGACCTCATCGTGCTCTCGACCGGCTACAAGCCGCAGGACTATCTGGTGCGAAAGCTGTTCGGCGACGCTGTCGCCGACCGCGTCGGCCCAATCTGGGGCTTTGGCGACGGCTTCGAGCTGCGCAACATGTATGCGCGGACGAAGCAGCCCGGCCTGTGGTTCATTGCCGGCAGCCTCGCGCAATGCCGGATCAATTCAAAATACCTGGCGCTGCAGGTCAAGGCAATCGAGGAGGGGTTGTTGGGACGCGAGATCGGTCCGGCTTGA
- a CDS encoding peptidyl-alpha-hydroxyglycine alpha-amidating lyase family protein — MPAILGSGEHRYRVVDNWAKLPDGWQLTDVASVAVDSRDRIYVFNRGAHPMVVLDRDGNFLRSFGEGLFNRAHGLHIDGDDNLYCTDDGDHTVRKCTTDGKVLLTIGVPEKPAPFMSGDPFHRCTHTALSPKGEIYVSDGYGNARVHKFTPDGKLITSWGEPGTDPGQFNIVHNIATDADGYVYVADRENHRVQVFDGNGRYETQWNNLHRPCALCCCGGAKNPTFVIGELGPGMAVNRKVPNLGPRLSIVDAKGKRIARLGGEDGPGVASGKFLAPHGIALDSKGDIYVGEVGVTDWKTSFPDEEMPAVVRASRCLQKLERVRQ, encoded by the coding sequence ATGCCAGCCATTCTCGGCTCGGGCGAGCACCGCTACCGCGTCGTCGACAACTGGGCAAAGCTGCCGGACGGCTGGCAGCTCACCGACGTCGCCTCCGTCGCGGTCGACAGCCGCGACCGCATCTACGTCTTCAACCGCGGCGCCCATCCGATGGTGGTGCTCGACCGTGACGGCAATTTTCTGCGGAGTTTTGGCGAAGGCCTGTTCAACCGCGCGCATGGCCTGCATATCGACGGCGACGACAATCTCTACTGTACCGACGACGGCGACCACACCGTGCGCAAATGCACCACCGACGGCAAGGTACTGCTGACGATCGGCGTCCCCGAGAAGCCCGCGCCGTTCATGAGCGGCGATCCCTTCCACCGCTGCACCCACACCGCGCTGTCGCCGAAAGGCGAGATCTACGTCTCCGACGGTTATGGCAATGCGCGCGTGCACAAGTTCACGCCCGACGGCAAGCTGATCACGAGCTGGGGCGAGCCCGGCACCGACCCCGGCCAGTTCAACATCGTGCACAACATCGCGACTGACGCCGACGGCTATGTCTATGTCGCCGACCGCGAGAACCACCGCGTGCAGGTGTTCGACGGCAACGGCAGATACGAGACGCAGTGGAACAACCTGCACCGGCCCTGCGCGCTCTGCTGTTGCGGCGGGGCTAAGAACCCGACCTTCGTGATCGGCGAGCTCGGCCCGGGCATGGCCGTCAACCGCAAGGTGCCCAATCTCGGCCCGCGACTATCGATCGTGGACGCCAAGGGCAAGCGCATCGCACGGCTCGGCGGCGAGGATGGCCCCGGCGTCGCCAGCGGCAAGTTTTTGGCGCCGCACGGCATCGCGCTGGATTCCAAGGGCGACATCTATGTCGGCGAGGTCGGTGTCACCGACTGGAAGACGAGCTTTCCGGACGAGGAGATGCCGGCCGTGGTGCGCGCGAGCCGGTGTTTGCAGAAGCTGGAGCGGGTGCGGCAGTAA
- a CDS encoding HNH endonuclease yields MNAHVSQGSWPVLVLNADFRPLSYYPLSLWSWQDAIKAVFLDRVNIVAHYDRAVHSPSFEMQLPSVVSLKSFVKPTTHPAFTRFNVFLRDRFNCQYCGSPEDLTFDHIVPRSKGGQTTWENVVAACSPCNLRKGNLSPQQAKMFPRQTPFAPTVHQLHRNGRLFPPNYLHDSWLDYLYWDTELDP; encoded by the coding sequence TTGAACGCACATGTCTCGCAAGGCAGTTGGCCGGTGTTGGTGCTGAATGCGGACTTCCGGCCGCTGAGTTACTACCCGCTGTCGCTTTGGTCCTGGCAGGACGCGATCAAGGCGGTTTTTCTCGACCGCGTAAATATCGTCGCGCACTACGACCGTGCCGTGCACAGCCCATCCTTCGAGATGCAGCTCCCGAGCGTGGTCTCGCTCAAATCCTTCGTCAAGCCGACCACGCATCCGGCGTTCACCCGGTTCAACGTCTTCCTGCGCGACCGCTTCAATTGCCAATATTGCGGCTCGCCCGAAGACCTGACGTTCGATCACATCGTCCCGCGTAGCAAGGGCGGCCAGACCACTTGGGAGAACGTCGTCGCGGCCTGCTCGCCCTGCAATCTGCGCAAGGGCAATCTGTCGCCGCAGCAGGCAAAGATGTTCCCGCGGCAGACGCCGTTCGCGCCCACGGTGCATCAGCTCCACCGCAACGGCCGCCTGTTCCCGCCGAACTATCTGCACGATAGCTGGCTCGACTATCTCTACTGGGATACGGAGCTGGATCCGTAG
- a CDS encoding AraC family transcriptional regulator, with the protein MLTAENETFLWRIDDYPWERAVWNFHPEFEIHLIRKSTGTVFIGDYIGEFAPGHLTIVGSNLPHNWVSHVSAGETINARDLVVQFDPEKLRKAGAYLPEIGALENFLELALRGILFFGDTARIGANALEAMGEARGLDRLNQFLHLLELMAASDSYRVLSSPGFFPDLNSSALNIMQRCTSYICDHMASDLSLPDVAKVAGMTESTFSRFFQKNSGRSFTDYLAELRIGRACRLLAETQQPVSAICYEVGYDNLSNFNRNFLKRRGMTPSRYRDLALRKCPPNHGPCP; encoded by the coding sequence GTGCTGACGGCGGAGAACGAGACGTTCCTCTGGCGGATCGACGATTACCCCTGGGAACGAGCTGTGTGGAACTTCCACCCGGAGTTCGAGATCCACCTTATCCGCAAGTCAACCGGCACGGTATTCATCGGGGACTACATTGGCGAATTCGCGCCGGGTCATCTGACGATCGTCGGAAGCAACCTTCCCCACAATTGGGTTTCTCACGTCAGCGCCGGGGAGACCATCAACGCCCGGGACCTCGTCGTACAGTTCGATCCCGAGAAGCTGCGGAAGGCAGGCGCCTACCTGCCCGAGATTGGCGCGCTGGAGAACTTTCTCGAGCTCGCGCTGCGAGGAATCCTGTTTTTCGGAGACACGGCCCGAATCGGCGCAAATGCGCTTGAGGCGATGGGGGAGGCGAGAGGGCTCGATCGATTGAACCAGTTCCTTCATCTGCTCGAATTAATGGCGGCATCCGACAGCTACCGGGTTCTTTCGTCTCCTGGCTTTTTCCCCGATCTGAACTCGTCGGCCCTCAACATCATGCAGCGTTGCACCAGCTACATTTGCGACCACATGGCTTCCGATTTGTCGCTTCCCGATGTAGCCAAAGTGGCTGGCATGACCGAAAGCACCTTCAGCCGGTTCTTTCAGAAGAACTCGGGTCGAAGCTTCACGGACTATTTGGCGGAGTTGCGCATCGGTCGCGCCTGCCGGCTTCTCGCCGAAACGCAACAGCCGGTTTCAGCGATCTGTTACGAGGTGGGGTATGACAATCTGTCCAACTTCAACAGGAACTTCTTGAAGCGGCGGGGAATGACGCCATCCCGATATCGAGATCTCGCGCTTCGCAAGTGTCCGCCCAACCATGGTCCGTGTCCGTAG
- a CDS encoding L-iditol 2-dehydrogenase: MRLKDKVALITGGARGIGRAFAAAYVREGASVVIGDIDLSAAERAAADIGPACSAMYMNVADVGSIQACVDRVVDKTGRIDILINNAALFDLAPIVDITPESYDRLFSVNVRGVLFTMQAVARHMIAAGKGGKIINLASQAGRRGEALVAVYCATKAAVISLTQSAGLNLIKHGINVNAIAPGVVDGEHWDHVDALFSQYEGLPRGEKKRRVGEGVPFGRMAKPEDLVGCAIFLASSESDYVVSQTYNVDGGQWMS, encoded by the coding sequence ATGAGACTGAAGGATAAGGTTGCACTCATCACGGGCGGGGCGCGTGGCATCGGGCGGGCATTCGCGGCAGCCTATGTCCGGGAAGGTGCCTCTGTCGTCATCGGGGATATCGACCTGAGCGCCGCCGAACGCGCCGCTGCGGACATTGGGCCGGCTTGCTCAGCGATGTACATGAACGTGGCCGATGTCGGCTCGATCCAGGCTTGCGTCGATCGGGTCGTCGACAAGACCGGCAGGATCGATATCTTGATCAACAACGCCGCCCTGTTCGATCTTGCCCCGATCGTGGACATCACGCCGGAAAGCTACGACAGGCTCTTCAGCGTCAATGTGCGCGGTGTGCTCTTCACCATGCAGGCTGTCGCCCGGCACATGATCGCGGCCGGCAAGGGCGGCAAGATCATCAATCTGGCGAGCCAGGCGGGTCGGCGCGGTGAGGCGTTGGTTGCAGTGTACTGCGCTACCAAGGCGGCCGTCATAAGTCTCACGCAATCGGCGGGCCTGAACCTCATCAAGCACGGGATCAATGTGAATGCCATTGCTCCAGGTGTCGTCGATGGTGAGCATTGGGACCACGTCGATGCTCTTTTTTCGCAATATGAAGGCCTCCCAAGAGGCGAGAAGAAGCGTCGTGTTGGCGAGGGCGTGCCCTTCGGTCGAATGGCGAAGCCGGAGGATCTGGTTGGTTGCGCCATCTTCCTGGCGAGCTCGGAAAGCGACTATGTCGTGTCGCAAACCTACAATGTCGATGGCGGGCAGTGGATGAGCTGA
- a CDS encoding sugar ABC transporter substrate-binding protein — protein MKLLATSSLGAFAAVALMSGAMMSGALAETRLTIATVNNGDMIRMQKLTDDFTKANPDIVLNWVTLEENVLRQKVTTDIATKSGQYDVLTIGTYEVPIWAKKGWLVPLDDLGAGYDIDDLLPAIRTGLSLDGKLYAAPFYGESSMIMYRKDLFDKAGIKMPESPTWDFVADAARKITSSETYGICLRGKAGWGENMAFLSATANSFGARWFDEKWRPQFDQPEWKNALSFYIKLMRDAGPPGASSNGFNENLALFNAGKCGMWIDATVAASFVTNPKDSKVADKVGFALAPNTGLGKNANWLWAWSLAVPGGSQKVAAAKKFVAWATSKHYLELVAAKEGWANVPPGTRKSLYANPEYQKAAPFAKLTLDSINSADPAHPTVKPVPYVGIQFVAIPEFQAIGTAVGQQFSGALAGSSSVDDALASAQTIATRDMTKAGYIK, from the coding sequence ATGAAGTTGCTCGCAACAAGCTCGCTCGGCGCATTCGCAGCCGTCGCTTTGATGTCCGGCGCCATGATGTCAGGCGCTTTGGCCGAGACCAGACTGACGATCGCGACGGTCAACAACGGCGACATGATCCGCATGCAGAAGCTGACGGATGATTTCACCAAGGCGAACCCGGACATCGTGCTGAACTGGGTCACGCTCGAAGAGAATGTGCTGCGCCAGAAGGTGACGACCGACATCGCCACCAAATCCGGCCAGTACGACGTGCTGACGATCGGCACCTATGAGGTTCCGATCTGGGCCAAGAAGGGCTGGCTGGTGCCGCTCGACGATCTCGGCGCCGGCTACGACATCGACGATCTCCTGCCCGCGATCCGCACCGGCCTGTCCCTGGATGGCAAGCTCTACGCCGCGCCGTTCTACGGCGAATCCTCGATGATCATGTATCGCAAGGACCTGTTCGACAAAGCCGGCATCAAGATGCCGGAGAGCCCGACATGGGACTTCGTCGCCGACGCTGCGCGCAAGATCACGTCTTCCGAGACCTACGGCATCTGCCTGCGCGGCAAGGCAGGCTGGGGCGAGAACATGGCCTTTCTTTCGGCGACGGCAAACTCCTTTGGCGCACGATGGTTCGATGAGAAGTGGAGGCCTCAATTCGATCAGCCGGAGTGGAAGAACGCGTTGAGCTTCTACATCAAGCTCATGCGGGATGCCGGTCCTCCGGGCGCCTCGTCGAACGGATTCAACGAAAATCTCGCGCTCTTCAACGCCGGCAAGTGCGGCATGTGGATCGACGCGACCGTCGCGGCCTCCTTCGTCACCAATCCCAAGGATTCGAAGGTCGCTGACAAGGTCGGCTTCGCCCTGGCCCCGAACACAGGGCTCGGCAAGAACGCCAACTGGCTCTGGGCCTGGTCGCTCGCCGTGCCGGGCGGCTCGCAGAAGGTCGCGGCGGCGAAGAAGTTCGTCGCCTGGGCGACGAGCAAGCATTACCTCGAACTCGTGGCTGCCAAGGAAGGCTGGGCCAATGTGCCTCCGGGCACGCGCAAGTCGCTCTACGCCAATCCCGAATACCAGAAGGCCGCGCCGTTCGCCAAGCTGACCCTGGACTCGATCAACTCGGCCGACCCGGCTCATCCCACCGTGAAGCCTGTCCCCTATGTCGGCATCCAGTTCGTCGCCATCCCGGAATTCCAGGCCATAGGGACCGCAGTCGGGCAGCAGTTCTCGGGCGCTCTCGCCGGCAGCAGCTCTGTCGACGACGCGCTCGCGTCTGCCCAGACCATCGCGACGCGCGACATGACCAAGGCCGGATACATCAAGTGA
- a CDS encoding TRAP transporter large permease subunit, translating to MSDPALGLLMLGLIVVVIMMGFPTAFTLMGLGMFFGFFAYHRGGEAWGDNHIFDLMVQRTYGAMTNDVLISIPLFVLMGYVMERGALVDKMFYSIQLAFRRVPASLAVATLIVCTFWGIASGLVGAVVVLMGVIAFNPMLKAGYDVKLASGVITAGGTLGILIPPSVMIIVYAAVAGQSVVKLYAAAMFPGFFLAFLYLVYIVGWALLNPKIAPKLSESEIKVPVRPWISDLQRAYSRKMLPALLAAVLAPARAMNLSVDGIRIGYLTLMQNLGYALVPMVLTLATLWATWWYVVIHQQPDLPSPVAAATQQQQRAEETLQPLGAGAQPVEQEEKLEELGGAASRSDKPAKSEPEALQQMGSAELRGKAAAAPVDSGPPPEFYTYFAFVAAFCALLLLYYYWTMEAEQFEVLRLLVISVMPLGILTVVVLAVILFGITTATESAAVGAAGAFLLAFQARTLDWKRTKEAVFLTAKTTSMVCWLFVGSALFSAVFAILGGQALLESWVLSLNMTPVQFMILSQAIIFLLGWPLEWTEIIVIFVPIFLPMLKHFNIDPVLWGVLVFVNLQAAFLSPPVAMSAFYLKGVAPKHVTLNQIFSGMMPYMLIVIVCMVFMYIWPGLTLWLPNYLYGG from the coding sequence ATGAGCGATCCGGCACTCGGGCTTTTGATGCTGGGCCTCATCGTGGTCGTCATCATGATGGGCTTCCCCACCGCCTTCACCCTGATGGGTCTCGGCATGTTCTTCGGCTTCTTCGCCTATCACCGGGGCGGCGAAGCCTGGGGCGACAATCACATCTTCGACCTGATGGTCCAGCGCACCTATGGCGCGATGACGAACGACGTCCTGATCTCGATACCGCTGTTTGTGCTGATGGGCTACGTGATGGAGCGCGGCGCCCTGGTCGACAAGATGTTCTATTCGATCCAGCTTGCGTTCCGCCGCGTGCCCGCCTCGCTCGCGGTGGCGACGCTGATCGTCTGCACCTTCTGGGGCATCGCCTCCGGCCTCGTCGGCGCGGTCGTGGTGCTGATGGGCGTCATCGCCTTCAATCCGATGCTGAAAGCCGGCTACGACGTCAAGCTCGCCTCGGGTGTGATCACCGCCGGCGGCACGCTCGGCATCTTGATCCCGCCCTCGGTAATGATCATCGTCTACGCGGCGGTGGCCGGCCAATCTGTGGTGAAGCTCTACGCAGCCGCGATGTTTCCCGGCTTCTTCCTGGCCTTCCTCTATCTCGTTTACATCGTCGGCTGGGCGCTGCTGAACCCGAAAATCGCGCCAAAACTTTCCGAAAGCGAAATCAAGGTCCCGGTGCGGCCGTGGATCTCCGATCTTCAGCGCGCCTATTCGCGAAAAATGCTGCCGGCGCTCCTTGCGGCCGTGCTTGCGCCCGCCAGAGCCATGAACCTGAGCGTCGATGGCATCCGCATCGGCTATCTGACGCTGATGCAAAACCTCGGCTACGCGCTGGTGCCGATGGTGCTGACGCTGGCGACGCTGTGGGCCACCTGGTGGTACGTGGTGATCCACCAGCAGCCGGATCTTCCCTCACCGGTCGCAGCCGCAACACAGCAGCAGCAACGCGCTGAGGAGACGCTGCAGCCGCTCGGCGCCGGCGCGCAACCGGTCGAACAGGAAGAGAAGCTCGAAGAACTTGGCGGCGCGGCCAGCCGATCGGACAAGCCCGCGAAGAGTGAGCCGGAAGCCCTGCAGCAGATGGGCAGCGCCGAGCTGCGCGGCAAGGCTGCGGCGGCCCCCGTCGATTCCGGGCCGCCGCCGGAGTTCTACACTTACTTTGCGTTCGTCGCCGCCTTCTGCGCGCTGCTGCTCCTCTATTACTACTGGACCATGGAGGCCGAGCAGTTCGAGGTGCTGCGGCTGCTCGTCATCTCGGTGATGCCGCTCGGCATCCTCACGGTGGTGGTGCTCGCCGTGATCCTGTTCGGCATCACGACCGCGACGGAATCCGCCGCGGTCGGCGCCGCCGGCGCCTTCCTGCTGGCGTTCCAGGCCCGCACGCTGGACTGGAAGCGTACCAAGGAAGCGGTGTTCCTGACCGCCAAGACCACCTCGATGGTGTGCTGGCTGTTCGTGGGCTCGGCGCTGTTCTCGGCGGTGTTCGCCATCCTTGGCGGCCAGGCACTGCTCGAGAGCTGGGTGCTGTCGCTCAACATGACGCCGGTGCAGTTCATGATCCTGTCGCAGGCGATCATCTTCCTCTTGGGATGGCCGCTGGAATGGACCGAGATCATTGTGATCTTCGTGCCGATCTTTTTGCCGATGCTGAAACACTTCAACATCGATCCGGTGCTGTGGGGCGTGCTGGTGTTCGTGAACCTGCAGGCCGCGTTCCTGTCGCCGCCGGTGGCGATGTCGGCCTTCTACCTGAAGGGCGTCGCGCCAAAGCACGTCACGCTGAACCAGATATTTTCGGGCATGATGCCCTACATGCTGATCGTGATCGTCTGCATGGTGTTCATGTACATCTGGCCCGGCCTGACGCTGTGGCTGCCCAACTATCTGTACGGCGGATGA